Genomic segment of Falco peregrinus isolate bFalPer1 chromosome 5, bFalPer1.pri, whole genome shotgun sequence:
GTGTTTTGATCCTTCCCGCAAGGTTCAGAGTTTCTGTGGCATCGTGCTGCAGAGCTTCCCGCGCCCCCCCCggggggcacaggcaggggtggctggggggggcgggggcggggcacGGGGCTGGCACCTGCCTCTTCCATGCGGGGAGAGCAGCAAGGGATGGGGCCAGATCCACTTGGGCAGAGGCGAGTGGTTCCCTCGCCCTCCGCGGGCAGGGATGGTGCTCCTCGCTGCCACCACGTGCTTTgggcctgattttttttctccttcaggaaGGAAGCGAGATGCTGTGCTCACGTGGCCTTGTtggcccccagcctggctgctgcagctgccctccCCTGGCTGCAGCGAGCTCGGCAGTGTGGGCCCTGCCACGGCCACCCAGCCCCAGGCCAGGCGGTGCTGGGCCCCATACTGGTGCTCAGCCCTGTACTGGGCGACGCTCAGCCCTGTGCTGATGCTCAGCCATGTACCAATGCTTGGCTCCGTACCAGCTgatgctcagccctgtgctgaTGCTTGGTCCTGTACTGGGCAGCGTTCAGCCCCGTACCGATGCTCAGCCCCATACCAGGCAACACAGCCCTGTACTGGGTGACACTCAGCCCCATATCAATGCTCAGCCCCATACCAGGCAATGCTGAGCCCCATATTGATGCTCAGCCCCATACCAGGCAACgtgcagccctgtgcagggcaGTGCTCAGCCCTTGTACTGATACTCAACCCTGTACCAGTGATGCTCAGCCTCATGTCAGTGCTCAGCCACATATCCATGCTCAGCCCTGTACCAGTGTGACGCCCTATATGGATGCTCAACCCTATATCGATGCTCAGCCGCATACCAGACGACGCTCAGCCCCATATGGATGCTCAGGCCCCGTACTGGGTGACATTCAGCCCCATATTGATGTTCAGCCCTGTGCAGGGCACTGCTCAGCCCCATACTGGGTGATGCTCAGCCCCGTACAGATTCTCAGCCCTGTACCCAGTGATGCTCAGCCCCTGTACCAGGTGACACTCAGCCCCGTGCTAGGCACTGCTCAGCCCTATACTGGgtggtgctccagccctgtaTCAATGCTCAGCCCTGTATCAGGTGATGCTCAGCCCCATATTGATGCTCAGTCCTATATTGATGTTCATTCCCATACGAGGCAGCACTCAGCCCCGTACCAGGCAACGCTCAGCCCCATATCAATGCTTGGTCCTATATCGATGTTCAGCCCCATATCGATGCTCAGCCCTGTAGCAGCCGATGCTCAGCCCCGTATCGATGCTCAGCCCCATACTAGCCGATGTTCAGCCCCGTATCGATGCTCAGCCCCGTACTGATGCTCAGCCCCATACCAGCCGATGCTCAGCCCCGTATCGATGCTCAGCCCCATACCAGCCGATGCTCAGCCCCGTATCGATGCTCAGCCCCATATCAATGCTCAGCCCTGTACCAGCCAATGCTCAGCCCCGTACTGATGCTCAGCCCCGTACCAGCTGATGCTCAGCCCCGTACTGATGCTCAGCCCCGTACCAGCCAATGCTCAGCCCTGTACTGATGCTCAGCCCCGTACTAGCCAATGCTCAGCCCCGTATCGATGCTCAGCCCCCTACCAGCCGATGCTCAGCCCCATATCGATGCTCAGCCCCGTACCAGCCGATGCTCAGCCTGGTGCCGGGCACTGCTCAGCCCCGTACTGATGCTGGACCCCGTAGCGGGGCTCCAGGCCCAGGGCAGACCCCCAGCGTGACCTGCCCCCCCTGTCCTTTCTCTCCACGCAGGCAGGACAAGCTGAAGGTTCACATGAGGAAGCACACGGGGGAGAAGCCGTACTTGTGCCAGCAATGCGGCGCCGCTTTCGCTCACAACTACGACTTGAAGAACCACATGCGCGTCCACACCGGCCTGCGGCCCTACCAGTGCGACAGCTGCCGCAAGACTTTCGTCCGCTCCGACCACTTGCATCAGGCACCTTAAAAAAGATGGATGCAACGGTATTCCATCCAGGAGGGGCCGTAAACCCCGGGTGAGAGATGCTGGGGATCTGCCTACCACCCCTACGGGGAACCCCGAAGATGGAAGTTTTCAAGTTGGTGGGGAGAGTCAAGAATCAGAGGACACCCCTGCAGAGGGACGGCgaggagcagcagcactttgAGGATAATCAAATAATGAAGCATCAGGATTGAATGTAGCAGGAGGGTCGTCTGAGGGGTAACACGCAAGGACTCtcctaaaccaaaaaaacagagTGTCACAAAATCTAGTTAGTACTTTTCCTCcgatttttctctttaaagatgtttctctcccttttttttaaaaaaaaaaacagaaaaaaaatatatatatattacgTTTCCAATCTTCCCATCGTAAGCAGGGCTCCCCCAAGGATCCCTCAGTAGCCAAGACCTTTTCTTGGAAAGGCAGACGCTAGGAAGCACGGGGTGGGTGATGGAAAGTGGCTCTGTCGCATGGAAAAGAGCTTCCATGTAAATccaaagctttattttgtgtCCAAACacacgttaaaaaaaaaaaaacaaaaaacaaaaaaaaacttatttcagaGAGAGAtctatttaaggaaaaaaaaagcaaaaatcgaaaaaaaaaaaaagtggtaggAGCAGAAGGGCTCTTTCAGGGCGGGCGGTACACGGTGCCTCGGagggccgggggagcggggcagccTTCCCCCCTCCGCTTTTTGGGAATTGAAGCTCCGGTGGCGCGAGATGTTGTGGTTGCTGCGTCCCGGGACAGAGGTGGGTCGTTTTTTTTGGGGTAGCGGGTGCGGGTCCTTTCCACCAGCCCTGGTGCGAAGCTGAATTTGCCAGAGAGGGGAGCCGACAGCTGTGGGTCGGTGTAGAAAATGGCCCAAAATTGCCGAAAATTGCCTAATCGTGTGAGTGGATGAGCAGGATTTTGCAGGGCTGCGGTCAGCAGCGGGTGGCCGACacgtggggctggggacacccgGGGCAGGGGACGCCCGGGGGCTGGGGACACCCGGGGCTGGGGACACCCGGGGCTGGGGACGCTGGCTTGGCTGGAGCACCTGCCACCACACCAGTGCATCCATCCCAGTGCCCATCCCTGCATCCATCCCCATCCCGGCGGGTGCGGCAGGTGCCgggaaggggctgagctggACCTGGCACAGCGCAGATCCCACCAGGCCCTTCCCAGCACCCGCCCCCCCGGCAGAATTTGGGTCTGGGGGGGGaacaccccccctcccctcctccccccccgtATATTTTAGGCACTGAGTCAACGCAGCAGTGTTCCCGCACGCCCCGAAAGCGCCTAAAAATGGCAAATTCCTTCTAAAAAAGGTTATTTGAGGTCTCCCTTAAAGGGGCAGGAGACCTttgggcggggggggaggcGAGCTGCAGTGGCCctggctcccccagcccccattcccaaattatatatatatatatagtatatatagaTGCTATATGGCTCTAGAGGCGGGTATATAACCCTCGGGGTTAGCAGAGGATAAGAAAAGGCACCTTTCAGCTGGTCACCTGTTTTCTGaatgcacatttttaaatgaaaaagagattttaagcccttttattttgaaagcactttttagattctcttccttttttttttttttggttttgttttggtttttttttccttttggtgttttgtttttactttcaaaGCAAGAGCAGGTTTGGCCGAATGTATTTTGGAGAGGGAGTGAGAGGGgagtgtgtgctgggggggagggctgagtggtgggggtggggaagagatgGATGTttatttaatgcagaaaaagcaataaaaaataaaaaaaaaaccatgctaaaaaaataaaaaaaaaacaaacaaagaagtcTTAGCACTTTGCAATGGAACGGGTACTTTGAGATCACtttatcttaatttaaaaagcaaaagcaaaacatgtttacaaatgaaaaccaacttctacggaaaaaaaaatattattaaaaaaaaaatcctaaatttatttttgtaagaaaaatgtgtatatatatatatatatttaaaaaagaaaaacaaaaccataggCAGAATCCAAGTTATATTTCATGGAGTAATAAAAGCCGCAAGGTGTCCGATGGGAGGAACGATGCTAATTAGGTTCTGTGACATGCCCTGACACCAGACCCTCCGAAGTCATTGCACTTCAcgaattaaaaaacaaaaaaaaccatggAAGCTTGAATTTTAGGCAGGAAtcatggggttttgttttggttttgtgtattGTTCATTTTTCCCCACACcctttattataattttttttaaaattttatttctttgatgttttctaGCCAGTGCTAGTCCAGACGTCTCTCCCACCCACCCCGGAGCCGGGGGGGCCGTGATGCTCCCCATGGGCTTCGCATCCCTCCCGGTTCCCCCCTGGGCCGGCAAATTCAGATTTGGGCATCGAATCCTCCTGGGAAGGTGCTGGAGGGACTCAGATCCAGGCCGGCAGCGGGGGctctggggtggggagggctcAGCAGCAACCCCCCCCCAGTGAGACCCCGGCCGGGCTGAACCTTTGCGTAGCACTGGCTAATTCtggcatatttaaaaaaaacaaaaaaacaaaaaaacaaaaaccaacaaaaaaaattaagcgTGGATTTGTAAATAGACATTTACTTGAGGTTCTTTATTGTAATCAGAGTTGTGGTATCTCTTTTCTAGTTTGTGTTAATTTTCTCCCTGGtttttccaccccccacccccagctcctcgctgctgcttccccccccccccccccccccccagccccaaaggAGCCTTGgagggtttggggtggggtcCGGGCAAATGGGCCTCTGGCACTTGGGGGGATAAAACCCTGTGGCTTCCCTGGGCACCCCTTGGAcagtggggaagggggggggggaagggggggcacagagggaaaagggggtaaaaaaaaaggggggagggagagggaaaggaaaaggggagggaagagaggaaaaaaaatgagaaaaagaaaaaaaaagggggggggaaggggggaagagaggagaaaaagaaaaaaaaagggggggggaagaaaaaaaggggaagggggggaggcaaaaaaaaagaaaaaagggaaaatggcacaaaaaggaagaggagagagaatcAGTCTCAGGATTCCCCGTGGAGAGAGCGTCTGCGACACCCCTGTGCCCCCCGCCCTGCACCCACCCCCCCTTCCTGCTGGCAACACTTTAGCACAAATTTTAAGTTTGcactaaaaaccaaacaaaaaaaaaaagcaaaaatccccCGACCCCATCCCGCTGCCATCGCCTGCCTTaacccccagccccgcagcagcgACGAGGCCCCCCCACAGccactccccccgccccagctcaGCATCGAGaggtggtttttgttgttattgtcattattttatttaattcaggTTGTGATAAAGTGTTGCCAAAGATACTGCTGAGTTACGCCGGgttgggaaaagaaagaaaaataagaaatgataATAATAACGGGAAAAAATGTGAGGGGGGGGGTCAAactgaacaaggaaaaaaagaaaagtaaggtTTTTGGTacaaaagaggcaaaaccaaccgccccaccccccccccccccgcccagtgtaaggggcaggtgggggggaGCTAGTGTGGGGGCTcggggctcagcctggggggTCCTGGCCCAAGAcaccaggcagggctgggggtgtcccccctgcccccaaagcAACTGGTGATGGTGGGGGGGGACAGTTGGGGTTTCACCTCGCTAGTTTGGGGTTCTGAGAGGTGGCAAAGGCCGGGggggggagctgcaggggcttCACCCCctcctggggggctgggggggctatggggagggggggacattCCTTCCTGCCCCCCATGCTGCTTGTAAAGATGCTGCATCCAGCCCCCCAGGTtgtgccccacagccccctcccccatcAGAGGGACCAGCTGGGGGGTTCCTGgcccccaggctgggcagggagaggggggggggctTGTTCTTCCACAGGAAAAGGGCTTATTTCttgccgcccccccccccccccccccccccccaattctCCTTCAGCACCCACCAGTTAGTGCCCCCCCCCTTCCACCCCCATGTTGGGGCGATGGGTCCCACCGGCAGCTGGGGACAggcccagcccccccctcctccccggcCCCATTCgcctatttaaaaagaaaataagaaaaaaaaatatatatatagctatatatcaTATCTATTTATATTTTCGATTTAttatgaaaagttttatttaaataaagaggaacactttttaaaaaagagcaaatCACCACGGGCGTCACAGGATGGAGctttcttgggggggggggggggggggggggggagccgggTGGGCCGTACCAAGTAGCAAAAATGCTGCGTTTAAAGTTGTGTTTGtctaaaaattatatatatatatatatacacacacacacacacacaccgaGAGCTTAAACTtctcctggggtggggggggtcaCGCGTGTGCCCGAGCTCTGCCCGGGGACCCAGCGAGGATGCCTCAAGACGGGGCcacttctattttattttttttcttttttctttttttttcttttccttttttttttttttttctgcgtCTTTATATATAATCTATTAAAGAGATTCTCTATCTAAAGCACTCGCAAGGTTTCAGCGGTTTTTTATGTGTAAACTACTTTTGTGGTATATCTGGGTAAAGGAGCGAGGcgaggaaattaaaaaaaaaaaaaaaaaaagcacagaaaagacatTCCATAGATTGTAACTTTGATAGTTCTTTATAAAGTGTgggagatgaggaaaaaaaaaaattaaaataataaaaattgcaCTTTGGGGggggctttaaaaaaaaaagaaaataaactatatattaaaaatacacacgcAGCCGTTTGGTCTTCTTGGGAGGTGGAAAAGCTTACGGAGGGCAGCAGCACGGGGGGGCTCGGctcgggggaggggggggcgggttttcttgggttttgggggtttttttttcctttttttggtgtttttttccctttttttgtggtttggggctgggggggctgtgctggagggggTGACCCAcggctgcagggagcaggcgGGGGGGTGGCCCTGGTTTGGGGGTGTCGGGGTGaggggggtgttggggggcaGCAGTCCCAGGCGGTcaccgtgcctcagtttccccaaatGGAGCAACTCCCCCCCCTTGTAAAATAATGGCAAAGGGTGGGGGTCCCACCACCCCAGCGTGGAGTCGGGTGCCCCCTCCCAGTCTGCCCAGTGCCCCCATGGCTGGATCGGGCCCCATTAAGCTGCTTGCGGGGGGCTGagtcgggggggcgggggggctgtaATCGCGTTTGGGCAGAGATTAGTGCCGGGGCAAACGCCGGCCCCCAGATGGCCGCGGTTTAAGGGGCCTTTGGGGACGGGGTTTGGGgtacacccccccacccccaccccggtgGGGACCGGCTGCaaacagggaaactgaggcaggtgGGGGGGCGACACGACCGGCAGCACCAAGGGGACCCCGCAGTCCAAAGCCCCCAgaccctgctgcctccctgcgcCCCAGCCGGGGGTCCAGCCCCGGGGCCCCCCCAGAGGACACGGCCAATGTTAACGGATTAATTAGTGTCATAAGCTTCCTAGTTTTCGGGAGCGCGAAGAGCTTTGGGGGTTTTATCTCTCGGGATTTAGTGGCCAAGTCGTCGTGCTTAGCGAGACGCCCTAATGCCACTTAACACCTGGGAGCCGCGATTTTCATTAAGGGCGTCAGGGACAAttagtaagaaaataattaggGCAGGGGCTGCCGCTGGAGGGTTTAAGCCCCATCCATATGTGCCTGAGCCCAcggcaggggggctgggaccCCCTTTCCTGGGTGATGCTGTGGGGGTGGGGCTGGCCCTGATGGGAGAACAGGGGGCAGGTGGTCCCCCCTGGGGTGCCCCTTGAAGGCTGGACctcagggaggtggggggggtgtccccacTGGGGGCATGGGGATGGGGGGTCTCAGCCCAGCGCATCGGGGTTCACTGGTGATGGGGGGACACGTGACCCTGtgacctgggggggggggaggctgggctACAGAGCAGGTGACACCTGCAGAGTCCCTGAGCGGGAGCTGCCCCCACCTTTTGGGGGGGCCCAGatgggcagcccccagccctgggccagGGACTACAGGAAGGGGGGCCGGGGAaggagggggccgggggcccCGGGGTGCGGGGAtccggccccagccccagcgcggGGGCAGGCAGCggtggggggctgtgggcagggcgAGGGGGGGCAGTGCGGGcagggtgaggggggggggcggggggcggcgggggggcagcagggggcagcagcagccgagGCCGTACAGGGCGTAGGGGTGGTAGTAGCCGACGTTCACCCTGCGAGGGGAAAGAGAGCACCAGGGTCAACCCTGAGCCCCAACCCCCGCTGAGGACCCCCCCAggtcccccccagctccccccgctcACCTGCGGGCGcgccgccgggcccgccggCGATGGTAGTCCCCTTTGGCGAAGTCCTCCAGGTTGGCGGGGTGGATGGCCCAGAAGTGGCCTTTACCGTTGTCGCTGCGGCCGGCCTTGACGAAGCACTCGTTAAGGGAGAGGTTGTGGCGGACGCTGTTGCGCCAGCTCTTCTCCTGGGCCGAGAGGCACCGTCAGCCATCGCGCCCACCTCGTGCACCTCCGGGACGTCAGTAGGCACCAGAGTGAACGGTGCTCGACGCACCTGGAGAACCCAGCCCCCCGGTGCCGCCTGACGCTGCCCCGGTGCCGGCGCACACACATGCTTTCCCGGTGGATTGGGGTCAGCAGAGACACGGTGAGCCGAGCCCAGCTCCGTCCCGCACCCGCCCCAGCACCCCGGGCTCAGCTCCCTGCCGGCCCACCCCAAACCACCGACACGGGGGGAACCCCCAGCCAagggcccggccccggcgcccctCACCTTGTTCTTGAAGTAGGGGTAGTTGTCCATGATCCACTGGTAGAtgtcagagagcagcagcttcttCTCCGGGGAGGAGAGGATGGCGGTGGAGATGAGGGCGATGTAGGACTGCGATGGCTTGTCCCCGGGCtccggcgggggccggggggcggccggggggctccGGCCAGGGGGCTCGGGGCTGTGGGGCGCCCCGTCACCCCGCTCCGCCAGCAGGGACTCGATGGTGAAGGAGGCCCCGGGCGGGCGCCGTCCCCTGGGCACCGTGTCCCCCATGgtccccgcgccgccgccagctgcagggagaccTCCTGGCCCGGCCCGGTAATTAGTGCAGATTATAGCGTTTGCTAATTGTGTTTTCACAAACGGGCTGCTTCGCAAAGCAGGCTGTTTATCTGGCAAAGCCCCGGGTTTAGCGGGATTTGGACCTTTAAGCCTCATAAATAAAATGATTAATCCGCTGGAGGTGGAGGAATTCGAAGTGGCACCGAGGTGCCGTGGGGACGGGCCCTCGCTGCACCCACCTcggcccccgctgccccccagtacgcagggggctgtgggggagcGGGGGTCTGCCCTgggccccccctgccccatgcacAGACCCCCCCTTCCGGGCTCACGCACCGGGGAGCTCCTGGGGACCCCGGGGACAAATCCCAACAAGCCGACACTGCATTAAAtgtaaatctttctttttatttaacaaacaCTATAATTTGAACTTTGAAGAATGTGtactgagggaaagaaaaataattttctttttgttttttctcttctctttacaaaaaaagaaaaaaacaggataTAAGAAAAAACATATGTACAGGAAGAGCTGGCCAACTCAAACAGAAAGCAGTAACAGAAGCATGATGTTTCCAAACAGTGGCTTGGCCTGGaaaatttaaagcaattaaattaGAAtacaaatattagaaaaaacTGGACTCTAAAGCTACTGTGCAGCCAGGGATGTGAGCCACAGAACTTTATAcagtaaaacttaatttttgaGCTCTAcccaggtttttgttttaatcccccttcccacccccgTCCCCATTTAAACCTGAAAACATATTGCTTACAcgcaaacagaaaaaaaataataaaaaaaaaaaaaaacaaaaaaaaaaaagagaaggaaaagaaaagcctatGTCGGACAAATAAGGGTTTCTCTGTGGGAGCAAGACTGGAAACAGCAGAAGAGCAAGGGAGCAGCGGCcgtctcctgcctgctgcccactCCCCCGGCCGCCGGCCGGACACCCTCGCAAGATGCCTGGGGAGAAAGCGTGGGGCTTTTTtacccccccccctccaccacctcctgccttccatttttcatttgccGAGATAAAATATCAATGGGCAGGAAGGGCTGGGAGTGCGGGATGCTCCCTCTGCCCGGTGCCCTCCCACGGTGGGCAGGGGATGCAGGATCCCAGCCCCGCGCGGGAGAGACTGGGAACTCGGAGGGGAATCCTCCAACATATGCCAGGTCACAGCTTCCTGCTCAACAGCATCCAGAGGGTGATTCTTTGCTTTTGGGCAAGTCACTGACAAGGATTTTTAACAGTTCTGGGTGGACCTTGGTGGCTTTTCTGCTGACGTGAGATCAtccctgcttttgctttttctcaatCGCAGGATGAGCGCTTTGGAAGCGCCATCGCTTTGTTTCTGCCACATCGCTGCCGTCACGGGGACGTGCCAGcggctgggaggagagggccGAAGGGAGGCCGAGGTGCCAGCAGGGCCGCCCCTGGTGACACCAAGCGCCCCTCACTGAGCTCGAGGGTCTCACTGCAGCATGGCCAGACGCTGCTCAGGCAGCCTCAGCTGCAGCGATGCCCCTCACGCTGGGCATGGGGGCATTGCTCCGGCTCACCACCCTCCCAGCGGCACGGcgagaggcagaggcagaggccAGCTTCCTTCCAACGTTTACTCTCATCCACGGATCAGAAAAGTCAGCAAGgtccaaagcaaaacagagttCAGAGGCGTTAGCggaacagcagagctgcttaCGCAAAGTTAACTACAAAAATTCTCTAAGACAAAGTCAAAAAGGTTACCGTTTGCAAACTCAAGAACAACAACATTTTGCCATCAAGAGCATAGCAGTAGCTTTGGGTCTGGGACCAAAGTCTTGAACAGAGAAGTGGAAAGTCCAGAGGCTGTTAACGCGTGGTCGCAGGGCTCCACGCATCGTCCCTCGGCTCTGTCCTCAACACCCTGCCAACAGTGCCGCCAGCAGCGCCGGTGCCGGGCCGCACACTGGTTCGTGACTGAAAGAAACCTGAATTGGAGTTTACCGAGGTAGTTGGCTAGAAACTGAGATTCCCCCACCTGGCATTTTCTCGAAGGCCCAagcacccctcaccccccaccccgctcctCCTCACGTGCCAGGTgtccagctgtcctgcaggTCACTGCCACCACCTCCAGAAACAAAGCCttccaaagaaaagggaatgcGCAGCCCTTTTAAGTCTTCAAAAACACCAAGTTATTGCACTTCAAAAATACAACAGATTTGTGGTTCGagccctccccaccctccccatgGCTTCTGCTCAACTAAAACGATTCACTACGCACAATTTCTACATTACCTTCGGATTAggtttaaaagatttaaaacgTGTCTCTTTACATgaggtgcagagctgctggagctccTATCTAGAACAGTGCGGTTCCAATCGTACATCTCTTCCCTCTCACCCCGTGCCCCCCGTCCCCACCCCTAAAAATCCCCCTCTATGCTTGCTGGGTTATACAAACCTCCCGCGCCCACCCACCCTTCTCCGGCCcctctccccgctcccccctccctccccaccccggACTCACACGTCCAGCAAAAACTTTAGATTAATTAAGGAATGGTTATTTAACAAGACGATAAAAATGCACACAGCTTTGGAGATGCACGGGAGTTAGATGTCCTGTAGATCTGCAGGTGAACTCCACCCATCCAAACCGTCCCGGGGAAGGGCAGCGGAGCGCAGCGAGCTGCAGACCCGACCGCCTGGCTTAAGACACTTTCCTTCCTTCCGACTCCAGTTCGGGGTCAGGCTTTGAGTGGGGTCGTTTTCCAACCAAGAAGCAGCTCAATGGTTTGTTTCTCGTTtgtggtttggtgggtttttttcttctttttcttcttcttcctctttatcTTGTTTTAATGATTAATTTGGAATAGGAAAGTCAAAAGGAGatcagggagggagggagatgaGGTGGGAGAGGAcattctccccctcctccagtTTAATAAGCACCAGAGTATTCAAGTCTGTCCATTCTGAGATTCAGAGCTGCTTCCGCAGTCAGCAGGCAGAAACTAAACCTTTCTCATAAGAGCAGCGTCGTTTTGGTTGGGGTccctcatcatcatcatcttcttcttcatcttcctcctcctcttcttccgATGACGAGCTGTCCAGTGTTAAATCCACAACATCTGCAGTGGCCTTGCCATTCTCACCGTTACTGTTCGGAGTGGGCAACAGCCCGTTCACATCTGAGGAACCTGAGAGAGGGCGGGGGGAACAGAGGACTGGTCAAGGCTCAGGGGACGCCCTGGCACTCTTGGTCTCTCACTGCTGCGCGGGTACTTAGACGAGcccagctggaagggacctacaacgatCACCTTGG
This window contains:
- the LOC114013363 gene encoding forkhead box protein L2-like; its protein translation is MGQGGPRADPRSPTAPCVLGGSGGRGGCSEGPSPRHLGATSNSSTSSGLIILFMRLKGPNPAKPGALPDKQPALRSSPFVKTQLANAIICTNYRAGPGGLPAAGGGAGTMGDTVPRGRRPPGASFTIESLLAERGDGAPHSPEPPGRSPPAAPRPPPEPGDKPSQSYIALISTAILSSPEKKLLLSDIYQWIMDNYPYFKNKEKSWRNSVRHNLSLNECFVKAGRSDNGKGHFWAIHPANLEDFAKGDYHRRRARRRARRVNVGYYHPYALYGLGCCCPLLPPRRPPPPPLTLPALPPLALPTAPHRCLPPRWGWGRIPAPRGPRPPPSPAPLPVVPGPGLGAAHLGPPKRWGQLPLRDSAGVTCSVAQPPPPPGHRVTCPPITSEPRCAGLRPPIPMPPVGTPPPPP